One stretch of Cryptosporangium minutisporangium DNA includes these proteins:
- a CDS encoding PPOX class F420-dependent oxidoreductase, with amino-acid sequence MTAATDFDLHALLAQSRLGVLATIKSDGRPQLSPVTPYYDRDAGTIYVSITEGRAKTANLRRDPRASLEVTSEDGWAWATAEGTATLIGPGTDPHGPEVEALVDYYRSAAGEHPDWDEYRTVMVSDRRVLMALKVEKVYGAKIR; translated from the coding sequence ATGACTGCTGCCACAGATTTCGACCTGCACGCGCTCCTCGCCCAGAGCCGCCTCGGTGTCCTCGCCACGATCAAATCCGACGGTCGTCCGCAGCTCTCCCCGGTCACGCCGTACTACGACCGGGACGCCGGCACCATCTACGTCTCGATCACCGAGGGGCGCGCGAAGACCGCAAATCTGCGCCGCGACCCGCGCGCCTCGCTGGAGGTGACCAGCGAGGACGGCTGGGCCTGGGCGACCGCCGAGGGCACTGCGACGCTGATCGGCCCGGGCACCGATCCGCACGGGCCCGAGGTCGAGGCGCTGGTCGACTACTACCGGTCCGCGGCGGGTGAGCACCCGGATTGGGACGAGTACCGCACGGTGATGGTGTCCGACCGGCGAGTGCTGATGGCGCTGAAGGTCGAGAAGGTCTACGGGGCGAAGATTCGCTGA
- a CDS encoding SAM-dependent methyltransferase produces MDLHTDRPHTARIYDFVLGGKDNFPADRAAAEGMLAEWPSLRVAMTENRKFMHRVTRYLVEEARIRQFLDVGTGIPTSPNLHEIAQTVAPESRIVYVDNDPIVLAHARALLTSTAEGATAYLDADMRNPSAIMESAEVTATLDLTRPVALSVIAVIQFVPDEVAYDLVASLLEPLPSGSYLALSAVTTDTDPGAARVVAQYNARGIFMQARTKPQVAKFFDGLELVEPGIQLVQHWRPDGTPTTADNESGVYAGLARKR; encoded by the coding sequence GTGGATTTACACACCGATCGCCCGCATACGGCGCGCATCTACGACTTCGTGCTCGGCGGTAAGGACAACTTCCCGGCCGACCGCGCCGCTGCCGAGGGCATGCTCGCCGAGTGGCCGTCCCTGCGCGTCGCGATGACGGAGAACCGGAAGTTCATGCACCGGGTGACCCGGTACCTGGTCGAGGAGGCCCGGATCCGGCAGTTCCTCGACGTCGGCACCGGCATTCCGACCTCGCCGAACCTGCACGAGATCGCGCAGACCGTCGCGCCTGAGTCGCGGATCGTGTACGTCGACAACGACCCGATCGTGCTGGCCCACGCCAGGGCGTTGCTGACCAGCACGGCCGAGGGGGCCACCGCCTACCTCGACGCCGACATGCGGAACCCGTCGGCGATCATGGAGTCCGCCGAGGTGACCGCCACGCTCGACCTCACCCGTCCGGTGGCGTTGTCGGTGATCGCGGTGATCCAGTTCGTCCCCGACGAGGTGGCCTACGACCTGGTCGCCAGCCTCCTCGAACCCCTGCCGTCCGGCAGTTACCTCGCGCTGAGCGCGGTGACCACCGACACCGACCCCGGAGCGGCCCGGGTCGTCGCGCAGTACAACGCGCGGGGCATCTTCATGCAGGCCCGCACCAAGCCACAGGTGGCCAAGTTCTTCGACGGACTGGAATTGGTGGAGCCCGGCATTCAGCTGGTGCAACACTGGCGACCGGACGGGACGCCGACCACCGCCGACAACGAGAGCGGCGTGTACGCCGGGCTTGCCCGCAAGCGCTGA
- a CDS encoding sugar ABC transporter ATP-binding protein, translated as MGDRVPILETQPILEMLGVGKVFPGVVALADVDFRLFPGEVHALMGENGAGKSTLIKVLTGVYDIDGGSIRLGGEEVRFTGPLQAQRAGISTVYQEVNLCPNLSVAENIFIGREPRTLGMIGWRQMRRRSAELLRGLDIDLDVTALLGSYSIAIQQMVAIARAVDISAKVLILDEPTSSLDASEVEQLFRVVRRLKSEGLAIVFVSHFLDQVYEIADRMTVLRNGRRVGEYTVADLPQSQLVSAMIGKDLAVLEELEEQEKPSAAALEQGRPVIAATDVARTGAIEPFSLTIHQGEVVGLAGLLGSGRTELARLMFGADKADHGSFAVAGEPVTMRGPRTAMAHGVAFCSENRRTEGVVGELTVRENIILALQAARGWSRPIPRSRQDELVEKYIKALDIRPANPDAQVRNLSGGNQQKVLLARWLITEPKLLIVDEPTRGIDVGAKAEIQRLLAQLSGDGMAVLFISAELEEVLRLSHKIAVLRDRRLVEQLDNTDDVDVDRILATIASGATNGTETGAGA; from the coding sequence ATGGGGGACCGCGTGCCGATCCTCGAGACGCAGCCCATCCTCGAGATGCTGGGCGTCGGCAAGGTCTTCCCCGGCGTCGTGGCGCTCGCCGACGTGGACTTCCGCCTCTTCCCGGGCGAGGTCCACGCGCTGATGGGGGAGAACGGCGCCGGAAAGTCGACGCTGATCAAGGTGCTCACCGGCGTCTACGACATCGATGGCGGCTCGATCCGGCTCGGTGGCGAGGAGGTCCGGTTCACCGGTCCGCTGCAGGCGCAGCGCGCCGGGATCAGCACCGTGTACCAGGAGGTCAACCTCTGCCCGAACCTCTCGGTCGCGGAGAACATCTTCATCGGACGCGAGCCGCGCACGCTGGGAATGATCGGCTGGCGGCAGATGCGCCGCCGCTCGGCCGAGCTGCTGCGCGGGCTCGACATCGACCTGGACGTGACCGCGCTGCTCGGTAGCTACTCGATCGCGATCCAGCAGATGGTGGCGATCGCCCGCGCGGTCGACATCTCGGCCAAGGTGCTCATCCTCGACGAGCCGACGTCCAGCCTGGACGCCTCCGAGGTCGAGCAGCTGTTCCGGGTGGTGCGCCGCCTGAAGAGCGAAGGCCTGGCGATCGTCTTCGTCTCGCACTTCCTCGACCAGGTCTACGAGATCGCGGATCGGATGACCGTGCTGCGCAACGGCCGCCGGGTCGGCGAGTACACGGTCGCGGACCTGCCCCAGTCGCAGCTGGTCAGCGCGATGATCGGGAAGGACTTGGCCGTCCTCGAGGAGCTGGAGGAGCAGGAGAAGCCCTCCGCCGCCGCGCTGGAGCAGGGCCGCCCGGTGATCGCGGCGACCGACGTCGCCCGCACCGGAGCGATCGAACCGTTCTCGCTCACGATCCACCAGGGTGAGGTCGTGGGCCTCGCCGGGCTGCTCGGCTCCGGCCGTACCGAGCTGGCGCGCCTGATGTTCGGCGCGGACAAGGCCGACCACGGTTCGTTCGCGGTTGCCGGCGAGCCGGTGACGATGCGCGGCCCTCGCACGGCGATGGCGCACGGCGTCGCGTTCTGCTCGGAGAACCGCCGCACCGAGGGTGTCGTCGGCGAGTTGACCGTCCGCGAGAACATCATCCTCGCGCTGCAGGCCGCCCGCGGCTGGTCCCGCCCGATTCCGCGCAGCCGGCAGGACGAGCTGGTCGAGAAGTACATCAAGGCGCTCGACATCCGCCCCGCGAACCCGGACGCCCAGGTCCGCAACCTCTCCGGTGGCAACCAGCAGAAGGTGCTGCTCGCCCGCTGGCTGATCACCGAACCGAAGCTGCTGATCGTCGACGAGCCCACCCGCGGCATCGACGTCGGGGCGAAGGCGGAGATCCAGCGGCTGCTCGCCCAGCTCTCCGGTGACGGCATGGCGGTGCTCTTCATCAGCGCCGAGCTGGAGGAGGTGCTCCGGCTGTCGCACAAGATCGCGGTGCTCCGCGACCGGCGGCTCGTCGAGCAATTGGACAACACCGACGACGTCGACGTCGACCGGATCCTCGCGACGATCGCAAGCGGAGCGACGAACGGGACGGAAACGGGAGCAGGCGCATGA
- a CDS encoding dihydrofolate reductase family protein, giving the protein MSTVIVGLSVSLDGYIAGAGDGVDAPLGRGGEALFAWMTAGADNPAEPRLAPTGASKSIVDEWQRTTGAMISGRRTFDIARGWSGGHPIDAPIFVLTHRPPTEGGAVAGWSDRVSFVTEGIERALDLAGEAAGDRVVALGSADVTRQALRVGRLDEIEVSVVPVLLGSGVRLFDEIGPVTLEQTRVVVGDGVTHLRYRVCR; this is encoded by the coding sequence ATGAGCACAGTGATCGTCGGTCTGTCGGTGTCTCTCGACGGCTACATCGCCGGCGCCGGCGACGGAGTCGACGCCCCGCTGGGGCGCGGCGGTGAGGCGCTGTTCGCCTGGATGACCGCGGGGGCCGACAACCCGGCCGAGCCCCGCCTCGCCCCGACCGGTGCGAGCAAGTCCATCGTCGACGAGTGGCAGCGCACCACCGGGGCGATGATCAGCGGCCGCCGGACGTTCGACATCGCCCGTGGCTGGAGCGGCGGGCACCCGATCGACGCGCCGATCTTCGTCCTCACCCACCGCCCGCCGACCGAGGGGGGCGCAGTGGCTGGGTGGAGCGATCGGGTGTCGTTCGTGACCGAGGGCATCGAGCGGGCGCTGGACCTGGCCGGGGAGGCCGCCGGTGACCGGGTCGTCGCCCTCGGCAGCGCGGACGTCACCCGGCAGGCGCTGCGCGTCGGCCGGCTCGACGAGATCGAGGTCAGCGTCGTGCCGGTCCTGCTCGGCTCGGGAGTCCGGCTCTTCGACGAGATCGGTCCGGTGACGCTCGAGCAGACCCGCGTCGTCGTCGGCGACGGTGTCACGCACCTCCGGTACCGGGTGTGCCGGTGA
- a CDS encoding dienelactone hydrolase family protein, whose amino-acid sequence MGFSSVQVPTPDGVADAFVAHPDEDGPFPAVLVYMDAFGPRPVLQDMARTIADDGFFVLLPNVFYRSGPAPLFDTSDLTSEEGRKAVFAQAAPLISALTADLARRDAGAYLDFLAAQPNVSDGPIGITGYCMGGRLAVRTAAAFPNRVAAAAAFHAGRLVTDKPDSPHLLAGAATAEFYFGHAEHDPSMTPADVAALEQAFDSAGAVYRSEVYPGTEHGFTMSDTAVHDPPALERHWRVLLDLFERTLQRA is encoded by the coding sequence ATGGGCTTCTCGTCGGTGCAGGTCCCCACGCCGGACGGCGTCGCGGACGCGTTCGTGGCTCACCCGGACGAGGACGGTCCGTTCCCGGCGGTACTGGTGTACATGGACGCGTTCGGTCCGCGCCCGGTGCTGCAGGACATGGCCCGGACGATCGCCGACGACGGCTTCTTCGTCCTGCTGCCCAACGTCTTCTATCGCAGCGGTCCGGCGCCGCTCTTCGACACCTCCGACCTCACGTCGGAGGAGGGCCGGAAAGCAGTGTTCGCGCAGGCGGCCCCGCTGATCTCGGCGCTGACCGCGGACCTGGCGCGCCGGGACGCCGGGGCGTACCTCGACTTCCTCGCCGCGCAGCCGAACGTGTCGGACGGACCGATCGGCATCACCGGGTACTGCATGGGTGGCCGGCTCGCGGTCCGTACCGCGGCCGCGTTCCCGAACCGGGTCGCCGCGGCCGCGGCGTTCCACGCCGGGCGGCTCGTCACGGACAAGCCCGATAGCCCACACCTGCTGGCCGGAGCCGCGACGGCCGAGTTCTACTTCGGCCACGCCGAGCACGACCCGTCGATGACACCCGCGGACGTCGCCGCGCTGGAGCAGGCGTTCGACTCGGCCGGGGCGGTGTACCGCTCGGAGGTCTACCCCGGCACCGAGCACGGTTTCACGATGTCGGACACCGCGGTCCACGACCCTCCGGCCCTGGAGCGGCACTGGCGGGTGCTACTCGACCTGTTCGAGCGCACACTGCAGCGGGCGTGA
- a CDS encoding ABC transporter substrate-binding protein produces the protein MIRRVSAAIACGLLVAAGLAGCGGDSGSNDDGKITMGFAQVGAESGWRTANTKSVQEAAKAAGIELKFSDAQQKQENQIKAIRSYIAQKVDVIAFSPVVESGWDQVLKEAKDAGIPVILTDRAVDSKDTSLYETFIGSDFVLEGKKAGEWLVTDAKAATGPVNVIQLEGNTGSAPANDRKAGFAEAIKAEPKIKVVASQDAEFTRAKGKEVMEALLKAHPEATVLYAHNDDMGLGAIEAIEAAGKKPGVDIKIITVDAVKDGMTALAEGKINFIVECSPLLGPQLMDLAKKVVDGEEVPKRVLTEETTFTQEQAKAALPERKY, from the coding sequence GTGATCAGGAGAGTGTCCGCGGCGATCGCGTGCGGATTACTGGTAGCCGCCGGTCTCGCCGGTTGCGGCGGCGACAGCGGAAGCAACGACGACGGCAAGATCACGATGGGCTTCGCCCAGGTCGGCGCCGAGAGCGGCTGGCGGACGGCGAACACCAAGTCCGTCCAGGAAGCGGCGAAAGCGGCCGGGATCGAGCTGAAGTTCTCCGACGCGCAGCAGAAGCAGGAGAACCAGATCAAGGCGATCCGTAGCTACATCGCCCAGAAGGTCGACGTCATCGCGTTCTCGCCGGTCGTGGAGTCCGGCTGGGACCAGGTGCTCAAGGAGGCGAAGGACGCCGGGATCCCGGTCATCCTGACCGACCGCGCGGTCGACTCCAAGGACACCTCGCTCTACGAGACGTTCATCGGCTCGGACTTCGTGCTCGAGGGCAAGAAGGCCGGCGAGTGGCTGGTGACCGACGCGAAGGCCGCCACCGGCCCGGTCAACGTCATCCAGCTCGAGGGCAACACCGGTTCCGCTCCGGCGAACGACCGCAAGGCCGGTTTCGCCGAGGCGATCAAGGCCGAGCCCAAGATCAAGGTCGTCGCTTCGCAGGACGCCGAGTTCACCCGGGCGAAGGGCAAGGAGGTCATGGAGGCGCTGCTCAAGGCGCACCCCGAGGCCACCGTGCTCTACGCGCACAACGACGACATGGGCCTGGGCGCGATCGAGGCGATCGAGGCGGCCGGCAAGAAGCCCGGCGTCGACATCAAGATCATCACCGTCGACGCGGTGAAGGACGGGATGACGGCGCTCGCCGAGGGCAAGATCAACTTCATCGTCGAGTGCAGCCCGCTGCTCGGCCCACAGCTGATGGACCTGGCCAAGAAGGTGGTGGACGGCGAGGAAGTCCCGAAGCGCGTCCTGACCGAGGAGACCACGTTCACCCAGGAGCAGGCCAAGGCGGCTCTGCCCGAGCGTAAGTACTGA
- a CDS encoding LacI family DNA-binding transcriptional regulator has product MRDVARLAGVSHQTVSRVLNEHPSVRDETRARVLEAMRALNYRRNMAARTLATRRSGILGLIGFESTLYGPASMLYGIEDAARAAGYFVSVVTVRSLERTAVLEAVDRLCAQAVEGIVAIAPKESAAHALAQVPDGLGCVGVGGAGESGVPSVRIDNRVGAALATQHLLDLGHRTVHHIGGPPDWPEARDRIDGWRTTLYANERIVPPVEHGAWTADSGFELGTALAADPSVTAIFCANDPVALGVLRALHEAGRRVPDDVSVVGFDDVPEAGYFLPPLTTVRQDFAELGRRSLEVMLGQLNEDGPASRDVDSVLLEPTLVVRGSTGPPPA; this is encoded by the coding sequence ATGCGTGACGTCGCCCGCCTCGCCGGGGTGTCGCACCAGACCGTCTCCCGCGTCCTCAACGAGCACCCCAGCGTGCGCGACGAGACCCGGGCGCGGGTGTTGGAGGCGATGCGTGCACTCAACTACCGGCGGAACATGGCCGCCCGTACGCTCGCCACCCGCCGCTCCGGCATCCTCGGCCTGATCGGGTTCGAGAGCACGCTCTACGGCCCGGCGTCGATGCTCTACGGCATCGAGGACGCCGCCCGCGCCGCCGGCTACTTCGTCAGCGTGGTCACCGTGCGGTCGCTGGAGCGCACCGCGGTGCTGGAGGCCGTCGACCGGCTCTGCGCGCAGGCGGTGGAGGGCATCGTGGCGATCGCCCCCAAGGAGTCGGCCGCCCACGCGCTCGCCCAGGTACCCGACGGGCTGGGCTGCGTCGGCGTCGGCGGGGCCGGCGAGAGCGGCGTGCCGAGCGTCCGGATCGACAACCGGGTCGGCGCGGCGCTCGCGACGCAGCACCTCCTCGACCTCGGGCACCGGACCGTGCACCACATCGGCGGGCCGCCCGACTGGCCGGAGGCGCGCGACCGGATCGATGGGTGGCGCACCACGCTGTACGCGAACGAGCGGATCGTGCCGCCGGTCGAGCACGGCGCCTGGACCGCCGACTCGGGGTTCGAACTGGGCACCGCACTCGCCGCCGACCCGTCGGTCACCGCGATCTTCTGCGCCAACGACCCGGTGGCGCTCGGGGTCCTACGGGCGCTGCACGAGGCCGGGCGGCGGGTCCCGGACGACGTCAGCGTCGTGGGGTTCGACGACGTTCCGGAGGCCGGCTACTTCCTGCCGCCGCTGACCACCGTCCGCCAGGACTTCGCCGAGCTGGGGCGACGCAGCCTGGAGGTGATGCTGGGCCAGCTGAACGAGGACGGCCCGGCGTCTCGCGACGTCGACAGCGTTCTGCTGGAGCCGACGCTGGTCGTCCGCGGTTCGACCGGTCCGCCACCGGCCTGA
- a CDS encoding ABC transporter permease translates to MNRFATVTKHRLFWPAAALVVLLVSNLFFSADFFAIRMRDGHLYGSLIDILRGSTPLVLVALGMTLVIATAGIDLSVGSVIAIVGAVACLRISELPDQNSVSGVLAAVGVAIVVALALGLWNGILVAVVGIQPIIATLILLVAGRGIAQLITDGQIINVRSDPYRTIGAGYALTIPVAVIIAAAVVAAAVLFTRRTALGLLIESVGSSPTASRLAGIQARRLTLIVYVFSGFCAGVAGLIYSSNISSADGNNAGNLIELDAILAVVIGGTALTGGRFSIAGSVLGAVLIQALNVTIYTTGIPNNVTLLFKAVVVVVLCLAQSPTFRAKVFPKRRKTTAQPAEVAA, encoded by the coding sequence ATGAACCGGTTTGCGACGGTGACGAAACACCGTCTGTTCTGGCCGGCGGCCGCGCTGGTCGTGCTGCTGGTCTCCAATCTGTTCTTCAGCGCGGACTTCTTCGCGATCCGCATGCGGGACGGGCACCTCTACGGCTCGCTCATCGACATCCTGCGTGGCAGCACACCGCTGGTCCTGGTCGCGCTCGGCATGACGCTGGTGATCGCGACCGCGGGCATCGACCTCTCGGTCGGCTCGGTGATCGCGATCGTCGGGGCGGTGGCGTGCCTGCGGATCAGCGAGCTGCCCGACCAGAACAGCGTCAGCGGCGTGCTCGCGGCGGTCGGCGTCGCGATCGTGGTCGCGCTGGCCCTCGGGCTGTGGAACGGCATCCTGGTCGCGGTGGTCGGGATCCAGCCGATCATCGCGACGTTGATCCTGCTGGTCGCCGGCCGCGGCATCGCCCAGCTGATCACCGACGGTCAGATCATCAACGTCCGGTCCGACCCGTACCGCACGATCGGCGCCGGTTACGCGCTGACGATCCCGGTCGCGGTGATCATCGCGGCCGCCGTGGTCGCGGCGGCGGTGCTGTTCACCCGTCGCACCGCGCTCGGCCTGCTGATCGAGTCGGTCGGCAGCAGCCCGACGGCCAGCCGGCTCGCCGGCATCCAGGCCCGGCGGCTGACGCTCATCGTCTACGTCTTCTCCGGCTTCTGTGCGGGGGTCGCCGGGCTGATCTACAGCTCGAACATCTCCAGCGCCGACGGCAACAACGCCGGCAACCTGATCGAGCTGGACGCGATCCTCGCGGTCGTGATCGGCGGTACGGCGCTGACCGGTGGGCGCTTCTCGATCGCCGGCAGCGTGCTCGGTGCCGTCCTGATCCAGGCGCTGAACGTCACGATCTACACCACCGGCATTCCCAACAACGTCACGCTCCTGTTCAAGGCGGTCGTCGTGGTCGTCCTCTGCCTGGCCCAGTCTCCGACTTTCCGTGCGAAGGTGTTCCCGAAGCGCCGGAAGACCACTGCGCAACCGGCGGAGGTGGCGGCATGA
- a CDS encoding ATP-binding protein, which translates to MAAAPSVAPTPVASSDPLDAVARAAAEAVHVPIGLVTLVDGEWIRFVGAHGLFPPLSASRRILVSESFCQDVVASGAPVVVRDASDDPRSRPAGTGVRVGAYVGVPLRAPDGAVVGVVCAVDARPRDWSSAEVGALSGVADAAGKLPLPLGAADTIAGTAADERPDPDAPPHNLFLQALLDSLDTAVFACDAAGCTMFANAALLRMLDLDEDLPPNAAAIARDHLRDADGQLLPDGRQPSARALAGEPVRDVELRLLRPGRPARTLVANAERITVAGAVLGAVVALHDVTEQRRAQRFQECALAVSRALVEADRIADAAGQVVDAVARSLHWPHAELWLVDPVTEVLRPAASWTDGEPDRSGLFSSQLGPGEGLVGTTWQRGEPVWVADIAAETRFDVEGAARRALRTALAVPVRSADAVVGVLALYADTLDEDRVALTAHLVGIAAHVGHYLERRRAEELALQLARTKDDFLALVGHELRTPLTSITTYAQLLTDSPEYWDTDGPQLLGVIRRNTESLTAIINDLLDLAGLESGHITIRPVDTDLAELAREGIAAVRAAADRRAVTIVTEVPDRMPLYGDPQRLRQMLDNVLSNAVKYSHDGGRVTVRLTEQDGVATLSVGDTGIGVPAAERDRLFQRFFRSSAAREHGVPGTGLGLVVTRAIVERHGGRITAQHDEPGTTMVIRLPTAPPDAGDPRSASS; encoded by the coding sequence ATGGCAGCAGCACCCTCGGTCGCTCCGACGCCGGTCGCGTCGAGCGACCCCCTCGACGCGGTCGCCCGTGCCGCCGCCGAGGCAGTACACGTACCGATCGGGCTGGTCACGCTCGTCGACGGGGAGTGGATCCGATTCGTCGGGGCGCACGGTCTGTTTCCTCCGCTCTCCGCCTCGCGCCGCATCCTGGTCTCCGAGTCGTTCTGCCAGGACGTGGTCGCGAGCGGCGCGCCGGTGGTCGTCCGGGACGCCAGCGACGACCCCCGGTCCCGGCCGGCCGGGACCGGGGTCCGGGTGGGTGCGTACGTCGGTGTGCCGCTGCGGGCCCCGGACGGCGCCGTGGTCGGCGTCGTCTGTGCGGTCGACGCGCGCCCCCGGGATTGGTCGTCGGCCGAGGTCGGCGCGCTGAGCGGCGTCGCGGACGCCGCCGGGAAGCTACCCCTGCCGCTCGGCGCGGCCGACACGATCGCCGGGACGGCGGCCGACGAGCGGCCCGACCCGGACGCGCCACCGCACAATCTGTTCCTGCAGGCGCTGCTCGACAGCCTCGACACCGCGGTGTTCGCCTGCGACGCGGCGGGCTGCACGATGTTCGCCAACGCGGCACTGCTGCGGATGCTCGACCTCGACGAGGATCTGCCGCCGAACGCCGCCGCGATCGCGCGCGACCACCTCCGGGACGCCGACGGGCAGCTGCTCCCGGACGGCCGGCAACCGAGCGCACGGGCCCTGGCCGGCGAGCCGGTCCGGGACGTCGAGCTGCGGCTGCTGCGCCCCGGGCGTCCGGCCCGCACGCTGGTCGCCAACGCCGAGCGCATCACGGTCGCCGGTGCGGTGCTGGGTGCGGTGGTCGCGCTGCACGACGTCACCGAGCAGCGCCGGGCGCAGCGGTTCCAGGAGTGCGCGCTGGCGGTGTCCCGCGCGCTGGTCGAGGCCGACCGGATCGCCGACGCGGCCGGCCAGGTCGTCGACGCGGTGGCCCGGTCGCTGCACTGGCCGCACGCCGAGCTGTGGCTGGTCGATCCGGTCACCGAGGTACTGCGGCCGGCGGCGTCCTGGACGGACGGGGAGCCCGACCGGTCCGGCCTGTTCTCGTCCCAGCTGGGGCCGGGTGAGGGGCTGGTCGGGACGACCTGGCAGCGCGGCGAGCCGGTCTGGGTGGCGGACATCGCGGCCGAGACCCGGTTCGACGTCGAGGGGGCGGCCCGGCGGGCGCTTCGCACCGCGCTCGCGGTGCCGGTACGCAGCGCCGATGCGGTGGTCGGCGTTCTCGCGCTCTACGCGGACACGCTGGACGAGGACCGGGTGGCGCTCACCGCGCACCTGGTGGGGATCGCCGCCCACGTCGGGCACTACCTGGAGCGGCGGCGGGCCGAGGAGCTCGCGCTCCAACTCGCGCGGACCAAGGACGACTTCCTCGCGCTGGTGGGGCACGAGCTGCGGACGCCGCTGACGTCGATCACGACCTACGCGCAGCTGCTCACCGACAGCCCGGAGTACTGGGACACCGACGGGCCCCAGCTGCTCGGCGTCATCCGGCGGAACACCGAGAGCCTGACCGCGATCATCAACGACCTGCTCGACCTGGCCGGGCTGGAGTCCGGGCACATCACGATCCGGCCGGTCGACACCGACCTCGCCGAGCTGGCGCGGGAGGGGATCGCCGCGGTCCGGGCCGCGGCCGACCGCCGCGCGGTGACCATCGTGACCGAGGTGCCCGACCGGATGCCGTTGTACGGCGATCCGCAACGGCTGCGGCAGATGCTCGACAACGTGCTGTCCAACGCGGTGAAGTACAGCCACGACGGCGGGCGGGTGACGGTCCGGCTCACCGAGCAGGACGGCGTCGCCACGCTGTCGGTGGGGGACACCGGCATCGGCGTTCCTGCGGCCGAGCGCGACCGGCTCTTCCAGCGCTTCTTCCGCTCGTCGGCGGCGCGCGAGCACGGCGTCCCCGGAACCGGTCTCGGCCTGGTGGTGACGCGGGCGATCGTCGAGCGGCACGGCGGGCGGATCACCGCGCAGCACGACGAACCGGGCACCACGATGGTCATCCGGCTACCGACGGCGCCGCCCGACGCGGGTGACCCCCGTTCGGCGTCTTCCTGA
- the yidC gene encoding membrane protein insertase YidC — protein MSVLPVSLAYSLVESTSTLLDPVFGGAATAAAIVLATALVRLLLVPLTFRQIAVERRRARLAPRVSTLRATHRHDPVRAASEVAALYRTEGVGALPTLLPLVVQAPFFLTLYSLFSTSTVDGTPNALLGRELGGVPLGDHWHDGALLGVHGLVFVVVLGLFVLTAIVAARRLRRLGQPTWLALTPYVAVVFAVTVPLAAALYLLTSTVWTTLENAVLRDRLVSPPT, from the coding sequence ATGTCGGTCCTGCCCGTTTCTCTTGCCTACTCGCTGGTCGAGTCCACGAGCACGCTCCTCGATCCGGTCTTCGGCGGCGCGGCCACCGCCGCCGCGATCGTGCTCGCCACCGCGCTCGTCCGGCTGCTCCTCGTTCCGCTCACGTTCCGCCAGATCGCCGTCGAGCGACGTCGCGCCCGGCTCGCGCCGCGGGTCTCGACGCTCCGCGCGACCCATCGCCACGACCCGGTACGCGCCGCGAGCGAGGTGGCCGCGCTCTACCGCACCGAAGGTGTCGGCGCACTGCCCACGCTGCTGCCGCTCGTCGTGCAGGCTCCGTTCTTCCTGACGCTCTACTCGCTGTTCTCCACGTCTACGGTGGACGGCACCCCGAACGCGCTGCTCGGACGGGAGCTCGGCGGCGTCCCGCTCGGCGACCACTGGCACGACGGCGCGCTCCTCGGCGTCCACGGCCTGGTCTTCGTCGTCGTTCTCGGGCTGTTCGTCCTGACCGCGATCGTGGCCGCACGCCGGCTGCGCCGGCTGGGCCAGCCGACCTGGCTGGCCCTCACCCCGTACGTGGCGGTGGTGTTCGCCGTGACCGTCCCGCTGGCAGCCGCGCTCTACCTGCTGACCAGCACGGTCTGGACGACGCTGGAGAACGCGGTGCTCCGGGATCGACTGGTCAGTCCGCCAACGTGA
- a CDS encoding winged helix-turn-helix transcriptional regulator, producing MAQQRAYGQFCGLARGLEIVGERWALLIIRDLLVAPRRYTDLRRGLPRIPTNILAARLKELEAAGVVERIVLPRPDGSVVYRLTRYGTELEPVVIALSRWGARALGEPREDEILTPASVIMAMRTTFREEHARGLTVDYELRTGEIVVHLRVDDGALTAVEGASPEPDLVIEAGPAIRALLAREVTPKQAIADGTVTVTGDPGLLDRFVEVFAI from the coding sequence ATGGCGCAGCAACGTGCGTACGGGCAGTTCTGTGGATTGGCCCGCGGGTTGGAGATCGTCGGCGAGCGATGGGCGCTGCTGATCATCCGAGACCTGCTGGTCGCTCCCCGGCGGTACACCGACCTGCGCCGCGGGCTGCCCCGGATCCCGACGAACATCCTGGCCGCGCGGCTGAAAGAGCTGGAGGCCGCCGGCGTCGTGGAGCGGATCGTGCTCCCCCGTCCGGACGGGTCGGTGGTGTACCGGCTGACGCGGTACGGCACCGAGCTGGAGCCGGTCGTGATCGCGCTGAGCCGGTGGGGCGCCCGCGCGCTCGGCGAACCCCGCGAGGACGAGATCCTCACCCCCGCGTCGGTGATCATGGCGATGCGGACGACGTTCCGGGAGGAGCACGCGCGCGGCCTGACCGTCGATTACGAGCTGCGGACGGGGGAGATCGTCGTACACCTGCGGGTCGACGACGGGGCGCTCACCGCCGTCGAGGGGGCGAGCCCGGAGCCGGACCTGGTGATCGAGGCCGGCCCCGCGATCCGCGCGCTGCTGGCCCGGGAGGTGACGCCGAAGCAGGCGATCGCCGACGGCACGGTGACGGTCACCGGCGACCCGGGGCTGCTCGACCGCTTCGTCGAGGTGTTCGCGATCTGA